AGATTTCAGATGAAGAATTACGTCCTTACTTCCCTGAATCAAAAGCCGTCTCTGGCCTATTTGAAGTGCTAAACCGTGTGTTTGGTATGACAGTGGTAGAGCGTGAAGGCGTTGATGTATGGCACGAATCAGTGCGTTTCTTTGATATCTTCGATTCAACCAACACCTTACGTGGCAGCTTCTATTTAGATTTATACGCGCGTGAACACAAACGTGGTGGTGCATGGATGGATGAATGTCGTGTTCGTCGTTTAACTGAAAATGGTGAACTGCAAACGCCTGTCGCGTATTTAACGTGTAACTTCAGTAAGCCTGTTGGTGGTAAGCCTGCATTATTTACTCATGATGAAGTAGTGACGTTATTTCACGAATTTGGTCATGGTATCCACCACATGCTAACGCAAATTGATGTAGCGTCAGTGTCGGGTATTAATGGTGTGCCTTGGGATGCGGTTGAGCTACCAAGTCAATTCTTAGAAAACTGGTGTTATGAAGAAGAAGCACTCGCGTTTATTTCTGGTCACTATGAAACGGGTGAGCCATTACCAAAAGAAATGTTAGATAAAATGCTGGCGGCGAAAAACTTCCAATCAGCGATGTTTATTTTGCGTCAGTTAGAATTCGGGATGTTCGATTTCACACTGCACACAAATTACGATCCAGATCTAGGTGCAAAAGTATTAGAAACCCTAGCAGAAGTAAAAGCAAAGGTAGCGGTATTACCTAGTGTCGAGTGGAACCGTTTTTCTCACAGCTTTAGTCATATTTTCGCGGGTGGTTACGGTGCGGGTTATTACAGCTATCTATGGGCAGAAGTATTATCAGCCGATGCGTTCTCGCGTTTTGAAGAAGAAGGAATTTTCAACACGGAAACAGGCCAAAGCTTCTTGAATAATATTCTTGAAATGGGCGGCAGTGAAGAACCTATGGAATTGTTTAAACGCTTCCGTGGTCGTGAACCACAAGTGGATGCCATGTTACGTCATGCGGGCATTGGTGCGTAATAAACTAAGCAAGTAAGTGCCATAAATAAAACGCCTCAATCATTATATTGAGGCGTTTTTTGTTTTAAAGCGTTTATTTCTTATAGGGCTTAGTCACGACTATTTTTACCTCATCACCTTGGTGTAGTGGCGTATTTTCTTCTAATCCATTCCATATCGCTGTCTCTTCTGCCGATAAATCAGAATGATTACGCTTGGTTAGCTCATTGACACTTTCGCCTTTTATTACCGTAGTAATCGCGATCTCTTTTTGAGTTATTGCTGCAATTTGTGCATCTGTGATTGGTTGTAAAGAGAGGGCTGAAATGCTGACTTCACTTTTGTTTTTCGCGGTACTTAGGGTGAGTACTTGATAAGTGATGTCGTTCAAATCGAGCCAATATTGGGTGATAAACGTGTCTTGTTTTCCTTCTTTATCCGTTAATTGCACGTTATACATGGTTGCTCCCCATGTTAACTCAACCGTATTTACTGGCGCTAAGTAATGATATTTAAGTTCAAGGTACTGACTAAAGCGATGCGCTGTTTGCTCAGCAGTGTATTGAGGATCGGAAACGGAGAGAGCGACAAAGCCATCGTGTGTCTCATTGATCGCCGCAACAACTTGAGGTTGGTTTACTGTTTGCCACTCTTTAGGGAATATTATGGTAAAGCCCATCGTAGGCTGAATGAATGTCGATTCAGAAAAAACGCCATTTTCTGGATTGTCACCGACGACTAACTCATTGAGGTTATAGAGAAAATTAGGCTTAATTGGTTTTTGAGGTATCACTCTTAATGCACTTGCTGATAGATCGACATGCTTAACACGTTCTGGTGTGTAAGGGTGGCTATCAAAGTAGCTTTTTTCAGTTTCCGTCTGCGTTTTAAATTCAATCGCATCATTTATACGAGCTAAAATAACGCCCATCGCCATGGGATTATAGCCAGATTTTGCCGCTAAATTTACACCAAGTTCATCTGATTCTGTTTCATGAGAACGACTGTAGTTTGCCATTAATAAATCGTTGCTAAAGGTAAACGGGGTATTAATTAGATTACCTAAGTCTTCATTTATTACGCTGCCAACAATGTTGCCGGGTAATTGAGTTATGCCAGGCAGAATACTTCGCTTCATTTGCTGAATTGAATGCCTTTCTGTGACATGAATAATTTCATGAGCCAATACACAGGCGAGCTCGTCTTCATTGTTCATTAGAGTTAACAAACCCCGAGAAATATAAATATAACCACCAGGGAGGGCAAACGCATTTGGGATTGGGTCATCAACAATTTCAAATTTAAAATCAAACTGTGGTGAATCAAGATGAGAGACTAAGCGAGCACCCACTTGTTTGACGTATTGATCGAGTGATTCATTTTGATATATCCCCATTTGTTGCTCAATAACGAGTGAGTTTTTTTCTCCGACGGATTTATCGTAGTTTGGACTTATTGAGCAAGCAGAGATAGATAAAGAGATCAGAGTCATCCCTGTGATTTTTGTGATGTTCGATATGCTTTTCATAGGCATTCCTTGGCCTTATGTTGAGTTAACTTGTATTCGAAGGTGACAGAGTTGGGGTGGGGAAAAATAATAAATTAAGCCCTTCCGAGTAGATCAAAAGAGCTTACGATGATTCATAAAGATGGCATTAAGCCCATTGAATCACTTCATCTGCGTGTTTCTGGCACTCTTCTTTTACCATTTCAATGAATTCAACCCCTGTTTTAGAGCATGTCCATTTTTCATCAGTATAAGCAAAGTGAAAACCGCCAGATTTAGACGCTAACCAGATCTCGTGCATTGGTTCTTGTTTATTGATCACGATTTGGCTGCGGTTTTCAAATTCTAAGGTCAATACGTTTCCTGTGATTATTGGCTCAATGTCTGCGCCAGAATCATCAATCATATCTTCAAGTAATTGCAGTTTCGCATCAACTAATTCGTGAAATTCAGTATTATTCATCTTGTTTATCCTATTGCTTTTCTTGGCTGTGGTGCGATTATAGAGAGCATAACCAGATATTAACACTAATGGTAAAATCTTATGCAAAAAAGAGTGATGGCGTTAATGCTACTGAGTGTCTTAGCATTGGCGGGCTGCGGTCAAACTGGTGGGTTATACATGCCAACGGATGATGCACCAAAAACAGAAGCCGCAGAATAGTGTATTTGTAATAAATGTATTCATGCACTGAAATCTATTAATAGAATAACTGAAAACTAGACAAGGAAGATGACATTGGATTATTTCAATTATAAGGACGATGGACAGCTTTGGGCTGAAGAACGACCAATTACACAATTGGCTGAGCAATATGGTACGCCATTGTATGTGTATTCTCGTGCGACATTAGAGCGTCATTGGAATGCATTTGATAGCTCGGTCGGTGAGCAACCTCATCTTGTGTGCTATGCCGTTAAAGCAAACTCAAACATTGGTGTATTGAATGCGCTTGCCTGTCTAGGTTCAGGTTTTGATATCGTTTCTCAAGGTGAACTTGAGCGTGTGGTTGCTGCTGGTGGTGATCCTACGAAAGTCGTGTTTTCTGGTGTTGGTAAAACAGCAAAAGAAATGCGCCGCGCATTAGAATTAAACATTAAATGTTTCAACGTAGAATCGGAACCAGAGCTTGAGCGCTTAAATGCGGTCGCTGAAGAGATGGGTGTGATTGCGCCAATTTCATTGCGAATTAATCCTGATGTTGATGCAAAAACACACCCGTATATTTCTACTGGTTTGCGTGACAATAAATTTGGTATCGCGTTTGATCGCGCACCAGAAGTGTACAAATTTGCACAAACGTTACCGAACTTAAATATCCAAGGCATTGATTGCCATATCGGTTCTCAATTAACGGACATTACGCCATTCATTGATGCAACGGATCGCTTGTTAGCGTTGATTGATGACTTAAAAGCACAAGGTGTGAATATTCGCCACCTTGATGTTGGTGGTGGTTTAGGCGTGGTTTATCGTGATGAATTACCGCCTCAACCGTCAGAATACGCTACGGCATTATTAAGTCGCTTAACGGGTCGTGAGGACTTAGAGCTTATTTTTGAGCCGGGTCGTGCGATTGCAGCAAATGCGGGGATATTAGTGACTAAAGTTGAGTTCCTAAAACATACGGAACACAAAAACTTTGCGATCATTGATGCCGCAATGAATGATTTAATGCGTCCAGCACTGTATCAAGCATGGCAAGACATTGTGCCTGTTGTTCCGCGTGAAGGCGAAGCTCAAAGTTATGACTTAGTTGGCCCTATTTGTGAAACGGGTGATTTCTTGGGTAAAGATCGTGATTTAGTTCTTGAAGCGAATGATTTATTGGCTGTTCGTTCATCAGGTGCGTATGGCTTTGTTATGTCATCAAACTACAATACACGTACTCGTGCGGCAGAAATAATGGTCGATGGCGATCAAGTACATCTTGTTCGTAAGCGAGAAGAATTAAGCTCTTTATGGGAGCTGGAATCTATTTTACCAAACTAACTTAGAATAAAGAGCAAGAGGCTTAGGCTGCTTGCTCTTTTGGTATTCAACCTAGAAGATAAAATAAAAAGAAGAACAACTATGCACTTTCATTTTTCTAAAATGCACGGGCTAGGCAATGACTTTATGGTGGTTGATTGCTTAACTCAAAATATTTTCTTTTCACCAGATTTGATCCGTCGTCTGGCTGACCGTAATCGTGGTATCGGTTTCGATCAGTTATTGGTGGTTGAAGCTCCCTATGATCCTGAAACTGATTTCCATTACCGAATTTTTAATTCTGATGGCACAGAAGTAGAGCAATGCGGCAATGGCGCTCGTTGTTTTGCTCGTTTTGTCCGAATGAAAGGCTTAACGAATCGAACGACTATTTTGGTCAGCACGAAAAAAGGAAAAATGAGTTTAAAGGTGGAAGATGATGATCAAATTACGGTGAACATGGGTGAACCTCAATTTGAACCAAACAAAATTCCATTTAAAGCGACTCAAGCTGAAAAAACCTATTTATTGCGTGCGGAAGATAAAACATTATTTTGTGGTGCGGTGAGTATGGGCAATCCACACTGCGTGACGGTGGTGGATGATGTCGATAATTACGATGTTGATAAATACGGCCCATTAGTGGAAGGGCATGAACGCTTCCCTGAGAGAGTAAACGCAGGCTTTATGGAGATAGTTTCTCCGAGCGAAATTAAATTACGTGTTTATGAACGTGGTGCGGGTGAAACTCAAGCGTGTGGAAGCGGTGCTTGTGCAGCGGTTGCTGTAGGTATAATGCAAGAACTCCTAGAAGAAGACGTTAAAGTGTCTTTGCCTGGTGGTGATTTACGTATTGTTTGGCAAGGCCCGGGTAAACCGTTATTCATGACAGGGCCTGCGACACACGTTTATGACGGTCAATTATCAATATGAATGAAGTAACACCAATAGAGCCACAGCCGACTCAATTAACGGAAGACGTTGTGGCTCAATTTTTAATGGATCACCCTGATTTTTTTCAACAGCATCCCGAGCTTCTTGGGCGAATTAAAGTCGATACTCCTGAGCGAGGCGTGGTTTCTTTAGTTGAAGTACAAGTCAGTAAGCTACGTAATCGTATTGGTGATTTAGAAGAAGAAATTACTCAGTTAATGTCACTCGCGGCAAAAAATGATCGCTTATTTCATGACTTTGCTGATGTTCAAAAACAATTATTGATGTGTGAGTCATTTGATCAAGCCGCTAAAATTATAGAGCAGAAAGCCGTCGTGCTGAATTTAACGGCTTATATAAAAATAATTGATCATGCTCATCCTAAATATAATGTAGATAAAACAGCCCTCGATAATTTCATGAAAAAATTCTTGAATGGTCGTTCTGCATACTTAGGGCGCTTGCGTCAAACTGAGCGTGATAGCTTATTGGCCTATGGTGGGCTAAATACCTCAAGTTCAGAATTGGGGTCATTCTCTGTTTTACCATTAGGACAGTCAACCCCTATGGGGATCATGGCTTTTGCTAGCCGTGATGGTGGCCATTTTCAACCGAATATGGATACGTTATTTTTGGAACAACTTGTGAGTGTGTTCCATTACTTACTAACTCAGTGGTCTAAAGCACATAATGAGTGAATCATTACCTCCGCAATATGAAAAACACCTAACTGCATTTTACGAGTTCTTGCGTAATGAAAAGGGATTGAGTATTTATACTCAACGTAACTATAAGCGCCAGTTAACAACCATTGCTGAGCAGTTAATTGAGCTTGGTGTTGATTCTTGGCAAGACGTTGATGCTGGGTGGGTTCGACAAATCACTAGTAAAGGCATGCGTTCGGGATTGAAAGCGAGCAGCTTATCGACTCGACTGTCTTCATTACGCAGTTTTTTTGATTTCTTAGTCTTACGTAATGTATTGCAAGCAAACCCCGCGAAAGGTGTTTCTGCGCCTCGTAAATCTCGACCATTACCAAAAAATATTGATGTGGATGAGATGGGGCAGTTACTGGAAGTGAATGAAGATGATCCATTATCGATTCGAGACCGAGCGATGATGGAGCTAATGTACGGCGCGGGTTTACGTTTGGCTGAATTAGTCGGAATTGATGTTCGAGACATTCAATTACGCCAAGGTGAATTACGAGTTATTGGTAAGGGGGATAAAGAGCGTAAAGTCCCTTTTTCTGGGAAAGCGAAAGAATGGTTAGGACACTGGCTGCAAGTGCGAAACCAATTAGCGAACCCAGAAGAGAAAGGGTTGTTTGTTTCTAAATTAGGCGTTCGAATTTCTCATCGAAATGTGCAAAAACGTATGGCTGAGTGGGGAATGAAGCAAGGGGTGAATAGCCACATTAGTCCACACAAACTACGTCACTCATTTGCTACGCATATGCTTGAATCGAGCGGTAACTTACGTGCAGTACAAGAATTATTAGGACACGAAAATATTTCTACTACGCAAATCTATACCCATTTAGATTTTCAACATCTTGCTCAAGCGTACGATCAAGCGCATCCAAGAGCGAAGAAAAAATAGAGATAAAGTA
The Aliivibrio salmonicida LFI1238 genome window above contains:
- the cyaY gene encoding iron donor protein CyaY, translating into MNNTEFHELVDAKLQLLEDMIDDSGADIEPIITGNVLTLEFENRSQIVINKQEPMHEIWLASKSGGFHFAYTDEKWTCSKTGVEFIEMVKEECQKHADEVIQWA
- the lysA gene encoding diaminopimelate decarboxylase yields the protein MDYFNYKDDGQLWAEERPITQLAEQYGTPLYVYSRATLERHWNAFDSSVGEQPHLVCYAVKANSNIGVLNALACLGSGFDIVSQGELERVVAAGGDPTKVVFSGVGKTAKEMRRALELNIKCFNVESEPELERLNAVAEEMGVIAPISLRINPDVDAKTHPYISTGLRDNKFGIAFDRAPEVYKFAQTLPNLNIQGIDCHIGSQLTDITPFIDATDRLLALIDDLKAQGVNIRHLDVGGGLGVVYRDELPPQPSEYATALLSRLTGREDLELIFEPGRAIAANAGILVTKVEFLKHTEHKNFAIIDAAMNDLMRPALYQAWQDIVPVVPREGEAQSYDLVGPICETGDFLGKDRDLVLEANDLLAVRSSGAYGFVMSSNYNTRTRAAEIMVDGDQVHLVRKREELSSLWELESILPN
- a CDS encoding M48 family metallopeptidase produces the protein MKSISNITKITGMTLISLSISACSISPNYDKSVGEKNSLVIEQQMGIYQNESLDQYVKQVGARLVSHLDSPQFDFKFEIVDDPIPNAFALPGGYIYISRGLLTLMNNEDELACVLAHEIIHVTERHSIQQMKRSILPGITQLPGNIVGSVINEDLGNLINTPFTFSNDLLMANYSRSHETESDELGVNLAAKSGYNPMAMGVILARINDAIEFKTQTETEKSYFDSHPYTPERVKHVDLSASALRVIPQKPIKPNFLYNLNELVVGDNPENGVFSESTFIQPTMGFTIIFPKEWQTVNQPQVVAAINETHDGFVALSVSDPQYTAEQTAHRFSQYLELKYHYLAPVNTVELTWGATMYNVQLTDKEGKQDTFITQYWLDLNDITYQVLTLSTAKNKSEVSISALSLQPITDAQIAAITQKEIAITTVIKGESVNELTKRNHSDLSAEETAIWNGLEENTPLHQGDEVKIVVTKPYKK
- a CDS encoding DUF484 family protein → MNEVTPIEPQPTQLTEDVVAQFLMDHPDFFQQHPELLGRIKVDTPERGVVSLVEVQVSKLRNRIGDLEEEITQLMSLAAKNDRLFHDFADVQKQLLMCESFDQAAKIIEQKAVVLNLTAYIKIIDHAHPKYNVDKTALDNFMKKFLNGRSAYLGRLRQTERDSLLAYGGLNTSSSELGSFSVLPLGQSTPMGIMAFASRDGGHFQPNMDTLFLEQLVSVFHYLLTQWSKAHNE
- the dapF gene encoding diaminopimelate epimerase; protein product: MHFHFSKMHGLGNDFMVVDCLTQNIFFSPDLIRRLADRNRGIGFDQLLVVEAPYDPETDFHYRIFNSDGTEVEQCGNGARCFARFVRMKGLTNRTTILVSTKKGKMSLKVEDDDQITVNMGEPQFEPNKIPFKATQAEKTYLLRAEDKTLFCGAVSMGNPHCVTVVDDVDNYDVDKYGPLVEGHERFPERVNAGFMEIVSPSEIKLRVYERGAGETQACGSGACAAVAVGIMQELLEEDVKVSLPGGDLRIVWQGPGKPLFMTGPATHVYDGQLSI
- the lptM gene encoding LPS translocon maturation chaperone LptM, which encodes MQKRVMALMLLSVLALAGCGQTGGLYMPTDDAPKTEAAE
- the xerC gene encoding tyrosine recombinase XerC, with product MSESLPPQYEKHLTAFYEFLRNEKGLSIYTQRNYKRQLTTIAEQLIELGVDSWQDVDAGWVRQITSKGMRSGLKASSLSTRLSSLRSFFDFLVLRNVLQANPAKGVSAPRKSRPLPKNIDVDEMGQLLEVNEDDPLSIRDRAMMELMYGAGLRLAELVGIDVRDIQLRQGELRVIGKGDKERKVPFSGKAKEWLGHWLQVRNQLANPEEKGLFVSKLGVRISHRNVQKRMAEWGMKQGVNSHISPHKLRHSFATHMLESSGNLRAVQELLGHENISTTQIYTHLDFQHLAQAYDQAHPRAKKK